Proteins from a genomic interval of Candidatus Edwardsbacteria bacterium RifOxyA12_full_54_48:
- a CDS encoding macrolide ABC transporter ATP-binding protein, with product MIKMENLSKVYKMDGVKVEALKKVSLNVAAGEYVSIMGPSGSGKSTLMNLVGCLDTPTTGSYHLDGLLVSEMDDDQLAAVRNKKIGFVFQTFNLLPRSSALHNVELPMQYAGVDSGIRRAKAMASLESVGLAHRVHHKPTEMSGGERQRVSIARALVNDPSILLADEPTGNLDSKTGVEIMALFDRLHKEGKTVILVTHDQKVGEHAHRAVRILDGEIVSDQIIRKG from the coding sequence ATGATAAAAATGGAAAATCTTTCCAAGGTATATAAGATGGATGGCGTCAAGGTGGAGGCCTTAAAAAAAGTTTCGTTGAACGTCGCGGCTGGAGAGTACGTATCCATCATGGGTCCCTCGGGCTCCGGCAAATCCACCTTGATGAACCTGGTGGGATGCCTGGATACCCCCACCACCGGAAGCTATCATCTGGACGGATTATTGGTATCGGAGATGGATGACGACCAGCTGGCGGCGGTGAGAAACAAGAAGATAGGGTTCGTCTTCCAGACCTTCAATCTGCTGCCTCGCTCTTCGGCCCTGCATAATGTGGAATTGCCCATGCAGTATGCCGGGGTCGATTCCGGGATCAGAAGGGCTAAAGCCATGGCTTCGCTGGAATCGGTGGGGCTGGCCCACCGGGTTCATCACAAGCCTACCGAGATGTCGGGTGGCGAGAGACAGAGGGTTTCCATCGCCCGGGCCCTGGTCAATGATCCCTCGATCCTGTTGGCCGATGAACCCACCGGAAATCTGGACAGCAAGACCGGGGTGGAGATCATGGCTCTGTTCGACCGGCTGCATAAAGAAGGCAAGACGGTGATCCTGGTGACCCACGACCAAAAAGTGGGAGAACATGCCCACCGGGCGGTTCGGATACTGGATGGAGAGATCGTCTCCGATCAAATCATAAGGAAAGGGTAA
- a CDS encoding murein biosynthesis integral membrane protein MurJ, giving the protein MAGMSLGTLFSRLTGFVKWAFMGAVLGFTPIADAYNLAHILPTMIYELILGGILSAVFIPVVVEQLSSPDKEQAWKNISQIVNAALIALGATTLLCWIGSPLLVYIQTLKAGPELRRQVLFFFIFFVPQIILYGLSALAGGILNARDRFMVVALAPVVNNVIVIVALAAYRWVPGFGIIGLALGTTLGVLGQALVQYPSLKKAGWQYHFSIDFKHPSVIKIVKLSLPVLAYVILNQINLTVQNNLAINFQGGVSALQYAFAFYVLPHGLFAVSIGTVLLPGLSGLAVKKDWPRFAGIVEKGIIWSAIVIIPALVIYLTLSLPIVQVLMQRGRFTLQDTRLMATVLSCYSLGLFSFTIYLFLNRVFYSLQDTVTPLALNFVGNASNTIINFALVGLLGIPGLALGHAAAYTIIAGISLWLIKKRLPDIRLGLVSRSLIKITAASLLTGAGAFFLNDLWLRQMGSLGLWPKAGILTGFLSLLILLYLAAAKFFGLTEINEVVLAIKRKMAPESSQK; this is encoded by the coding sequence CACCATGATCTACGAACTGATTTTGGGAGGGATCCTTTCGGCGGTCTTCATCCCGGTGGTGGTGGAGCAACTGTCGTCCCCGGACAAAGAACAGGCCTGGAAAAACATCAGCCAGATCGTCAATGCCGCCTTGATAGCCCTGGGAGCGACCACCCTGCTTTGCTGGATAGGGTCCCCGCTATTGGTCTACATCCAGACCCTCAAGGCCGGTCCGGAGCTGCGCCGCCAGGTGCTGTTCTTCTTCATCTTCTTTGTTCCCCAGATCATTTTATACGGGCTTTCCGCCCTGGCCGGCGGCATCCTGAATGCCCGGGACCGGTTTATGGTGGTGGCCTTGGCTCCGGTGGTGAACAATGTCATAGTTATCGTCGCTTTGGCGGCCTATCGCTGGGTGCCCGGGTTTGGGATAATAGGGCTGGCCCTGGGGACAACCCTGGGCGTTTTGGGCCAGGCCCTGGTCCAGTACCCCAGTTTGAAAAAAGCCGGATGGCAATACCACTTCAGCATTGATTTCAAGCATCCGTCGGTCATCAAAATAGTCAAGCTGTCGCTGCCGGTGCTGGCCTATGTCATATTGAACCAGATAAATCTGACAGTCCAGAACAACCTGGCCATCAACTTCCAGGGCGGGGTGTCGGCCCTGCAGTACGCCTTTGCCTTTTATGTGCTGCCCCACGGGCTTTTTGCGGTATCCATAGGAACGGTGCTGCTTCCCGGACTTTCAGGGCTGGCGGTCAAAAAGGACTGGCCGAGGTTCGCCGGCATAGTGGAGAAGGGGATCATCTGGAGCGCCATCGTCATCATCCCCGCCCTGGTCATCTACCTGACCCTGAGCCTGCCTATCGTCCAGGTGCTGATGCAGCGGGGCCGTTTCACCCTGCAGGATACCCGGCTGATGGCCACCGTCCTGTCATGCTATTCCCTGGGACTGTTCTCCTTTACCATATACCTCTTTCTGAACCGGGTCTTCTACTCCCTGCAGGATACCGTCACCCCGCTGGCGCTGAACTTCGTCGGCAACGCCTCCAACACCATCATCAATTTTGCCCTGGTCGGGCTGCTGGGGATCCCCGGCCTGGCTTTGGGACATGCTGCGGCCTATACCATTATCGCCGGGATCAGCCTGTGGCTCATCAAAAAGCGCCTGCCCGATATCCGGCTGGGCCTTGTTTCCCGCTCCCTGATAAAAATAACCGCGGCCTCGCTGCTGACCGGGGCTGGGGCCTTTTTCCTGAATGACCTTTGGCTCCGGCAGATGGGTTCGCTGGGGCTGTGGCCCAAGGCCGGTATTTTGACCGGGTTCCTTTCGCTTTTGATCCTGCTCTACCTTGCGGCCGCCAAGTTTTTCGGGCTGACCGAGATCAATGAGGTCGTTCTGGCGATAAAAAGGAAAATGGCCCCGGAAAGCAGCCAGAAATGA